The stretch of DNA GTAAACAATCTTCCTTCCATTTTCTTCCTTTTTTTTCGTTTGTGACTAAAATATAACGCACATTATATATTTTGTTTACTAAAATCTTTCTAAAGATCTTTTATAAAACTAAATTTGTTTAAATCTGTAACCACTTTGTTTCAATTTTTCACCAATTGTTTTTTGATGTTCTTCACCTTTAGTCTCTAAAGATATTGTAATTTGGGCTTCCCCGAACTCTAACTTAACTGAGTCTCTGTCATAGTCTATTTGTACAATATTTGCACCACAGTCTCTGAAAATATCACTTAAATGAGTTAATGAACCTGGTTTATCCATAAGTTTTACAATTAAGTTCATCTTTCTATATGATTTAACTAAACCTTTTTCAATAATTTGTGAAAGCATAGTTACATCAATATTTCCACCACTAATAATTGCACAAACTTTTGAGTCTTCTATATTATCAATTTTATCGTGCATAATAGCAGCAGTTGATACAGCACCAGCTCCTTCAACCACAAGTTTATGTTTTTCAAGTAAGAATAAAATGGCATTTGCAATTTCATTATCAGTTACTTCAACAATATGATCTACATAATCAATAATAATATCAAGAAGTTTTGGATTAACATCACGTACCGCTATTCCATCTGCAATAGTTCTAACACTTGCACTATCAATAGGAGTTTGAGATTTATATGATTCTTTCATACCCCTTGCACCACTTGCAACTACACCTATGATTTTGATATCTGGATTTATAGCTTTTGCAGCAATTGCAATTCCTGCAATTAAACCACCACCACCAATTGGTACAACAATTTGTTTTAAATCAGGTATCTCTTCTAATAGTTCAAGTGAAATAGTTCCTTGTCCAGCAATAACATCATCATCAGCAAATGGGTGAATAAATTCAACTCCATTTTCTTCTTTGTATTTCATTGCTGCTGCATATGCTTCATCAAAGTTTTCACCTATTAGAACAACATTTGCTCCATGGGATTTAACGCCACTTACTTTTGTTAAAGGAGTTGCTTCTGGCATAAAAATAGTTGCATTACAGCCAAACTGTTTAGCTGCATATGCTAAACCTTGCGCATGATTTCCTGCACTAGCTGCAACTACTCCTTTATCTCTTTTTTCTTGAGATAAATTAGCAATTCTATTGTATGCACCTCTTAATTTAAAGCTTCCTGTTAATTGTAGATTCTCTTTTTTAAAGTAGATTTCACTTCTAAAAGTCTCACTTAAAATAGG from Arcobacter sp. F155 encodes:
- the ilvA gene encoding threonine ammonia-lyase; protein product: MITLDNIKEAKENLKDVAQNTPLTLAPILSETFRSEIYFKKENLQLTGSFKLRGAYNRIANLSQEKRDKGVVAASAGNHAQGLAYAAKQFGCNATIFMPEATPLTKVSGVKSHGANVVLIGENFDEAYAAAMKYKEENGVEFIHPFADDDVIAGQGTISLELLEEIPDLKQIVVPIGGGGLIAGIAIAAKAINPDIKIIGVVASGARGMKESYKSQTPIDSASVRTIADGIAVRDVNPKLLDIIIDYVDHIVEVTDNEIANAILFLLEKHKLVVEGAGAVSTAAIMHDKIDNIEDSKVCAIISGGNIDVTMLSQIIEKGLVKSYRKMNLIVKLMDKPGSLTHLSDIFRDCGANIVQIDYDRDSVKLEFGEAQITISLETKGEEHQKTIGEKLKQSGYRFKQI